A genome region from Akkermansiaceae bacterium includes the following:
- a CDS encoding ankyrin repeat domain-containing protein — protein MLGFLVAVAAAAIMVWWPDANRLTGYSAKGDIKGVRLCMRLGVDLNEPSRWGWTLGNTGETPLTAAAKHGRVDVVRYLLAHGARINQPDGFGDTAIIKACFSGDLSLVALLVKEGGDPAFKGESHTAMHLAAALGHVDIVEFLLKAGLPVDIPDKNGRPPLYAASRSGNLEGARFLVAHGAIEKLDAVSKRELIYDLRSIIGQSKRDHDEYAEKNGWPAGSDGKSEARQQILSWLEEK, from the coding sequence TTGCTGGGATTTCTTGTCGCAGTTGCCGCAGCCGCGATCATGGTTTGGTGGCCTGATGCGAATCGACTCACCGGCTACTCGGCCAAAGGCGACATCAAGGGGGTTCGGCTATGCATGAGGCTTGGCGTGGATTTGAATGAGCCAAGCCGGTGGGGTTGGACCCTCGGCAATACCGGCGAAACCCCTCTCACCGCCGCTGCGAAACACGGTCGTGTGGATGTGGTTAGATACCTGTTGGCACATGGCGCTAGGATCAATCAGCCGGATGGGTTTGGGGACACGGCGATCATCAAAGCATGCTTCAGCGGGGATTTGTCATTGGTCGCGTTGCTGGTCAAGGAGGGTGGCGACCCTGCGTTCAAAGGGGAAAGCCACACGGCCATGCACCTGGCGGCGGCACTGGGGCATGTCGATATCGTGGAATTTCTTTTGAAAGCGGGATTGCCCGTCGATATCCCGGATAAGAACGGAAGACCGCCGCTGTATGCTGCATCGAGGAGCGGGAATCTCGAAGGTGCGCGCTTTCTCGTGGCGCACGGTGCGATCGAAAAGCTGGATGCGGTTTCCAAAAGGGAACTGATCTACGATCTTCGTTCGATCATTGGCCAGAGCAAGAGAGACCACGATGAGTATGCGGAAAAGAACGGGTGGCCTGCGGGAAGCGACGGGAAGTCAGAGGCCCGGCAACAGATACTTAGTTGGCTCGAGGAAAAGTGA
- a CDS encoding peptide chain release factor-like protein: MNLPSPEKSNALEQRMASLGIDPADLLEKFVRGSGAGGQKINKTSNCVFLKHLPTGIAIKCQMERSREMNRFLARRELCDQIDAIANGKASAKSQAIEKLRRQKRQRSRRSKQRSVADKRKLSDKKALRRPPAE; this comes from the coding sequence ATGAACCTACCTTCGCCGGAAAAATCCAACGCCCTCGAACAGAGGATGGCTTCGCTCGGAATTGACCCCGCAGATCTGCTTGAGAAATTCGTGCGCGGCTCCGGCGCGGGCGGCCAGAAAATCAATAAGACCTCGAACTGCGTTTTCCTGAAACACCTGCCCACCGGCATCGCGATCAAGTGCCAGATGGAGCGCTCGCGGGAAATGAACCGTTTCCTCGCCCGCCGCGAGCTGTGCGATCAGATCGATGCCATCGCCAACGGGAAAGCCTCCGCGAAATCCCAGGCCATCGAGAAGCTACGCCGCCAGAAACGGCAGAGATCGCGGCGCTCCAAGCAGCGCTCCGTCGCGGACAAGCGGAAGCTCTCGGATAAGAAAGCGCTGCGCAGGCCGCCGGCTGAGTGA
- a CDS encoding c-type cytochrome — MKNTVLGVFAAGFAFSVLAQAEVTDMTADFKVAAGFKLEKIHDVTKDEGSWVGLTEDDKGRLIATDQYGGLFRITVPPLSGGQTKVEALDIAVSGGHGVLWFKGKLYIVVNENVKKNPSQTGVWVVEDKGDGWGTPELLKGIKAGGEHGIHSLVVSPDKEWLYLVSGNYGQLPDLSDSFPAKVWEEDQLLPKNKDGRGHAANVNAPAGWITRFRPDGSDWQLVSMGQRNTYDAAFHDNGELFSYDADMEWDFGMPWYRPTRIIHAVPGTEQGWRNGSGKWPEYYEDSVKPVLNIGPGSPTGVVAGRGFKAPAKYQQAIYALDWTFATIYALHMTPDGASYSVEKEEFVAGAGLPVTDAVIGRDGAMYFATGGRKGVSHLWRVIYTGSEPTAPQPAAKAVHEVRDKLSEYVRNPKSADGALVLENLGSDDRTLRFLAKAALERFPNTDWAPRIAEQENPWTRIMGTMAMARMDGKKHRDLALKILMDTGWESLSLQQKLNWLRSAGLVFIRGGEPSDAERKAVIAKIDKSYPSDERTLNFELARMLCYLQAPGVVARTLKLMDEAPAEQPEPWQDLVERNSRYGKDINEVMKNQPPRTQIHYLYCLRAVKGPWGPGERRRAFNWFREIESRRGGNSYAPAIAMIRQQIYDNGTEDEKKLFAADAKAPAKAPKALPPVQGPGRAWTIEEVVKVTSEGLEGRDKAKGQAMFEASLCSACHKFGTEGGAQGPDLTNLAGRFSAEDLAHSIIEPSEVISDQYEFTEIITHDGKTTVGRVLNEQDEILVIGINPFDFAQQIEISRADIKSIAPSKVSPMPPAMINRLNPDELKDLFAYLLGK, encoded by the coding sequence ATGAAAAACACAGTTCTTGGAGTGTTTGCAGCCGGATTCGCATTCAGTGTCCTCGCTCAAGCGGAAGTTACGGACATGACGGCGGATTTCAAGGTTGCCGCTGGTTTCAAGCTGGAAAAAATCCATGATGTTACCAAAGACGAGGGAAGCTGGGTGGGCCTGACGGAAGACGACAAGGGTCGGCTCATTGCAACGGATCAATACGGTGGGCTTTTCCGTATTACCGTTCCGCCGCTGTCCGGCGGGCAGACGAAGGTGGAGGCGCTTGATATCGCGGTCTCGGGCGGACACGGGGTTCTCTGGTTCAAAGGCAAGCTTTACATCGTGGTCAACGAGAACGTGAAGAAGAACCCGTCCCAGACAGGCGTGTGGGTTGTCGAGGATAAGGGCGATGGCTGGGGCACGCCGGAGCTTTTGAAGGGCATCAAGGCGGGCGGTGAGCACGGCATTCACTCGCTGGTCGTATCGCCTGACAAGGAGTGGCTCTATCTGGTATCCGGAAACTACGGCCAGCTCCCTGATCTTTCCGACTCCTTCCCCGCAAAGGTCTGGGAGGAAGACCAGCTGCTACCAAAAAACAAGGATGGCCGAGGACACGCGGCAAACGTGAACGCGCCCGCCGGCTGGATCACAAGGTTCAGGCCGGACGGCTCCGACTGGCAGCTCGTCTCCATGGGCCAGCGCAATACCTATGACGCCGCCTTCCACGACAACGGCGAGCTTTTCTCCTACGATGCGGACATGGAATGGGACTTCGGGATGCCATGGTACCGTCCGACGCGCATCATTCACGCTGTCCCCGGCACGGAGCAGGGCTGGCGCAATGGCAGCGGAAAATGGCCGGAGTATTACGAGGACAGCGTCAAGCCTGTGCTCAACATCGGGCCGGGATCGCCGACGGGTGTGGTGGCCGGCCGCGGCTTCAAGGCACCTGCGAAATACCAGCAGGCCATCTATGCGCTGGACTGGACTTTTGCGACAATTTACGCGCTGCACATGACGCCGGATGGTGCCTCGTACTCCGTGGAGAAAGAGGAATTCGTGGCCGGTGCCGGGCTGCCCGTGACGGATGCCGTGATCGGCAGGGACGGTGCCATGTATTTCGCCACCGGCGGGCGCAAGGGGGTGTCGCATCTGTGGAGGGTGATCTACACCGGCAGCGAGCCGACCGCTCCGCAGCCTGCGGCAAAGGCGGTGCATGAGGTGCGTGACAAGCTTTCCGAATATGTCCGGAATCCGAAAAGCGCGGATGGTGCGCTGGTATTGGAAAACCTCGGCTCCGACGACAGGACACTGCGCTTTCTCGCCAAGGCCGCGCTTGAGCGTTTCCCCAACACCGATTGGGCACCGCGCATTGCGGAGCAGGAGAATCCATGGACACGCATCATGGGCACCATGGCCATGGCCAGGATGGATGGGAAGAAGCACCGCGACCTCGCCCTGAAAATTCTCATGGATACCGGTTGGGAGAGCCTTTCCCTCCAACAAAAGCTCAACTGGCTGCGTTCCGCCGGGCTTGTGTTTATCCGTGGCGGTGAGCCGTCGGATGCAGAGCGCAAAGCGGTGATCGCGAAGATCGACAAGTCGTACCCCTCCGATGAGCGGACGCTCAATTTCGAACTGGCGCGTATGCTCTGCTACCTCCAAGCACCCGGAGTGGTGGCGCGGACACTGAAACTGATGGACGAAGCTCCCGCGGAGCAACCAGAGCCGTGGCAGGATCTTGTGGAAAGGAACTCCCGGTATGGCAAGGACATCAACGAGGTGATGAAGAACCAGCCGCCACGCACGCAGATCCATTATCTCTACTGCCTGCGTGCCGTGAAGGGGCCGTGGGGTCCCGGAGAGCGGAGACGCGCATTCAACTGGTTCCGCGAAATCGAGAGCCGCAGAGGAGGCAACAGCTATGCACCGGCTATCGCGATGATACGCCAGCAGATTTATGATAACGGCACGGAGGATGAGAAAAAACTCTTCGCCGCCGATGCCAAGGCTCCCGCCAAGGCTCCCAAGGCGCTTCCACCCGTCCAAGGGCCAGGCCGTGCCTGGACTATTGAGGAGGTGGTGAAAGTTACCAGCGAAGGGCTGGAAGGCCGCGATAAGGCCAAGGGGCAGGCGATGTTCGAGGCTTCCCTCTGCTCTGCCTGCCACAAATTCGGAACGGAAGGTGGCGCCCAGGGCCCGGATCTGACGAATCTTGCGGGTCGTTTCTCCGCCGAGGATCTTGCCCATTCGATTATCGAGCCGAGCGAGGTGATTTCCGACCAGTATGAGTTCACGGAAATCATCACCCACGACGGCAAGACAACCGTCGGGCGCGTGCTCAACGAGCAGGATGAGATCCTTGTGATCGGCATCAACCCCTTCGATTTCGCACAGCAGATCGAGATCAGCCGCGCCGATATCAAATCCATCGCACCCTCCAAGGTATCCCCGATGCCACCCGCGATGATCAATCGTCTCAATCCGGACGAGCTGAAGGATCTCTTCGCCTACCTGTTGGGCAAGTGA
- a CDS encoding Uma2 family endonuclease, translated as MTALVKHANISVEEYLEGEILADVRHEYIGGTVHAMAGGTNNHAEISANTIGTLFGYLKGKPCKAFTSDTKVRLELSDHTRFYYPDVQVVCDSKSGTSHYQDRPVVIIEVLSKSTRRTDLGEKRDAYLAIPTLKVLLFIESEAETALVLRRKPSGGFAEEFYTGREAVIALAEIEAALPLADVFDGIVFPENA; from the coding sequence ATGACAGCGTTGGTAAAACATGCGAACATCTCCGTGGAGGAGTATCTGGAGGGAGAAATCCTTGCGGATGTTCGCCATGAATACATTGGCGGGACGGTTCATGCGATGGCTGGCGGGACTAACAATCATGCGGAAATATCAGCCAATACGATAGGAACCCTTTTCGGATACCTGAAGGGAAAGCCATGCAAGGCTTTTACCAGTGACACGAAAGTCCGCCTCGAGCTCTCAGACCACACTCGTTTCTACTACCCTGACGTGCAGGTCGTTTGCGATTCCAAATCAGGTACCTCCCATTATCAGGACAGACCGGTGGTGATCATTGAGGTGCTCAGTAAATCCACCCGCCGCACCGATCTCGGTGAAAAGCGCGATGCGTATCTCGCCATCCCGACTCTCAAGGTCTTGCTCTTTATCGAATCCGAGGCGGAGACGGCATTGGTCTTGCGGCGCAAACCGAGCGGGGGATTTGCCGAGGAGTTTTACACCGGCAGGGAGGCGGTCATCGCGCTAGCGGAAATCGAGGCGGCACTGCCGCTGGCGGATGTCTTCGATGGGATCGTTTTCCCTGAAAACGCCTGA
- a CDS encoding family 78 glycoside hydrolase catalytic domain has translation MKSLFLLVALSCLSAAAVTPEKLRAEHLENPLALGTVTPRLSWQLAAGDAKDIRQTAYEIEVSTKPGAADLWTTGKVESSNTSLIPYAGKPLTSRSSTTWRVRSWIAGETEPGPWSEMATFEVGLLAAEDWQAEWIEAAENPSHKTKENVQNFANDKDRGTLVLTPAKHLRKEFESPKEVAKARLHITSLGVHTVEINGKRIGDWFLAPGSTSYDHRINSLTYDVTQDIRSGKNVIGATLADGWYSGYFAFGLFVKFPEPDPNAMGRYYYGINPALKARLDIEYSDGSKASVVTDQSWKSALGPYKEADILMGETYDAREEIPGWSIPGFDDSSWKPVAIHKGSKGAIDPHPGVPVRAIREITPVSVTEHKPGTFIFDLGQNISGVVRLKVKGKAGDKVTLRFAEVLHNDGRLSTENLRCARTVDTYILKGDPAGETWTPEFTYHGFQYVELTGFPGKPDKDAVTGVVIHSDTPFHGEFVCDDEMLNKLHSNITWTQRGNFFDVPTDCPQRDERMGWTGDAQIYVRAATYNADIASFYTKWLRDLNDDQWEWGAYPNFAPRPFVRPNDKFASAWGDAGIICPWTIWRVYGDTQVISEHWDNMEKFMKFRADRDPQMKGTAKGDSNYGDWLSLYEPKTPIEFIDLAYHAHDAGLMAEMAAVIGKTDRQEFWKKRHTELLASFQKIHLKEDGSLDVANQSTYAMSLKLGLIPDDMRVKTGAHLAKLIRDNGNKMSTGFLGTRPLLPALSSTGHHDLSGILMQQKEYPSWGYEVENGATTIWERWNSYVAGKGVHDPGMNSFSHYAFGAVSEWMFSELGGIDLLTPGYDEIRIAPRPTGTIKQCSVSTGTRHGKVSCSWKIKGDNFSVEITIPPNASASVALPIDSADIPKSIGSGTYSFSGKYTAR, from the coding sequence ATGAAATCCCTTTTCCTCCTCGTCGCACTCTCGTGCCTCTCCGCCGCCGCCGTCACTCCGGAAAAGCTGCGCGCCGAGCATCTCGAGAATCCGCTCGCGCTCGGCACCGTCACCCCGCGCCTTTCCTGGCAGCTTGCCGCAGGCGATGCCAAGGACATCCGCCAGACCGCCTACGAGATCGAGGTTTCCACCAAGCCCGGTGCCGCCGACCTCTGGACCACGGGAAAAGTGGAATCCTCCAACACATCCCTTATCCCCTACGCAGGCAAGCCGCTGACATCCCGCAGCTCCACAACATGGCGCGTCCGCTCATGGATCGCGGGCGAAACCGAACCTGGCCCATGGTCAGAGATGGCGACCTTTGAGGTAGGCCTGCTGGCAGCAGAAGACTGGCAGGCGGAATGGATCGAAGCCGCGGAAAATCCCTCACACAAGACCAAGGAAAACGTCCAGAATTTCGCCAACGACAAGGATAGGGGAACGCTTGTTCTCACCCCCGCGAAACATCTCCGCAAGGAATTCGAGTCGCCCAAGGAAGTGGCCAAGGCCAGGCTCCACATCACCTCGCTGGGCGTCCACACCGTTGAGATCAACGGCAAACGCATCGGCGATTGGTTCCTGGCTCCCGGCTCGACGAGTTACGATCACCGCATCAATTCCCTGACTTATGACGTCACACAAGACATCCGCTCCGGCAAGAACGTGATCGGCGCCACCCTCGCGGACGGCTGGTATTCCGGCTATTTCGCCTTCGGCCTCTTCGTGAAATTTCCCGAGCCAGACCCGAATGCCATGGGTCGCTACTACTACGGGATCAATCCCGCCCTCAAGGCACGCCTCGACATCGAGTATTCGGATGGCAGCAAAGCCTCCGTGGTAACCGACCAATCATGGAAATCCGCCCTCGGCCCCTACAAGGAAGCCGACATCCTCATGGGGGAAACCTATGACGCTCGCGAGGAAATACCCGGCTGGTCAATACCCGGCTTCGACGATTCCTCATGGAAACCAGTCGCAATCCACAAGGGCAGCAAGGGAGCCATCGATCCGCATCCTGGCGTCCCCGTCCGTGCAATCCGCGAGATCACGCCGGTATCTGTCACCGAGCACAAACCGGGAACATTCATCTTCGACCTAGGCCAAAACATTTCCGGAGTCGTGCGGCTCAAGGTCAAGGGCAAAGCCGGCGATAAGGTCACACTGCGCTTCGCCGAGGTGTTGCACAACGACGGCCGCCTCTCCACCGAGAACCTGCGCTGCGCCCGCACCGTGGACACCTACATCCTGAAGGGCGATCCTGCCGGGGAAACTTGGACTCCCGAATTCACCTACCACGGTTTCCAGTATGTGGAGCTCACCGGCTTCCCCGGGAAACCTGACAAGGATGCGGTCACCGGCGTCGTCATCCATTCAGACACCCCCTTCCACGGCGAGTTCGTGTGCGACGACGAGATGCTCAACAAACTCCACTCGAACATCACCTGGACCCAGCGCGGAAACTTCTTCGATGTTCCCACCGACTGCCCACAGCGCGACGAACGCATGGGCTGGACCGGCGACGCACAGATCTATGTCCGCGCCGCAACCTACAACGCGGATATCGCCTCCTTCTACACGAAGTGGCTCCGCGATCTCAACGACGACCAATGGGAATGGGGCGCATACCCTAACTTCGCCCCCCGCCCTTTTGTCCGCCCGAACGATAAGTTCGCATCTGCATGGGGCGATGCGGGCATCATCTGCCCATGGACGATCTGGCGCGTCTATGGCGATACACAGGTGATCTCCGAGCACTGGGACAACATGGAGAAATTCATGAAATTCCGTGCCGACCGCGATCCGCAGATGAAGGGAACCGCCAAGGGCGATTCCAATTACGGTGACTGGCTATCCCTTTACGAACCAAAGACCCCCATCGAGTTCATCGACCTCGCATACCATGCCCACGATGCCGGATTGATGGCGGAAATGGCGGCGGTCATCGGAAAAACGGACAGGCAGGAATTCTGGAAAAAACGCCATACGGAACTACTCGCCAGTTTCCAGAAAATCCATCTCAAGGAAGACGGATCGCTGGATGTCGCAAACCAGAGCACCTACGCGATGAGTCTCAAACTCGGCCTCATCCCAGATGATATGCGCGTCAAAACCGGAGCACACCTCGCAAAGCTGATCCGCGACAACGGCAACAAGATGTCCACCGGATTCCTCGGCACCCGCCCCCTACTGCCAGCCCTTTCCTCCACCGGCCACCACGACCTATCCGGCATCCTGATGCAGCAGAAAGAATACCCAAGCTGGGGCTACGAGGTGGAGAACGGAGCCACGACAATCTGGGAACGCTGGAACAGCTATGTCGCCGGCAAAGGCGTCCACGATCCCGGCATGAACTCCTTCTCCCACTACGCCTTCGGCGCAGTCTCCGAATGGATGTTCTCCGAGCTGGGCGGCATCGACCTCCTCACACCCGGCTACGATGAGATCCGCATCGCCCCCCGCCCCACCGGCACCATCAAACAGTGCTCCGTCTCCACCGGCACACGCCACGGCAAGGTCTCATGCTCATGGAAGATCAAGGGCGACAATTTCTCCGTGGAAATCACCATCCCACCGAATGCCTCCGCCTCAGTGGCGCTACCCATCGACTCGGCTGACATCCCGAAATCCATCGGCTCAGGCACCTATAGCTTCAGCGGGAAATACACAGCCCGCTGA
- a CDS encoding alpha-L-rhamnosidase, with translation MNTRLSSACIRVNPRFLFLFFLVQGLANALPPALKEKAEKSPLTSFVIQPTRIVWKSEKGVSNEQNLLKPHSGQAVLKEPSPPLMLQPGGAVVIDFGVEITGSIELFTTLTKSKDMPSLRIRFGESVAETMAEIGERGAQNDHALRDMTVKIPWLGKTTLGPSGFRFVRIDNADAKIPAELSHIQAILTLRDVPYIGSFKCSDERLNKIWETGAYTVHLNMQEYLWDGIKRDRLVWLGDMHPEVSIINSVFGYNEVVPKSLDMIRDVTPVTDWMNGISSYSMWWVIIHEDWYLHHGNLPYLTAQKPYLTDLLKRLSTFVDADGKETLDGHRFLDWPTADDKVAVHEGLQAMMTMTMESGSRLSTILGDKETAALCDATAAKLRKHSPASSGRKSPAALLSLAGLRDAKQVSEGTLKKDGPKDLSTFYGFYVLNALAKSGDIQTGLDFISQYWGGMLDFGATTFWEDFDLAWTENAGRIDEIVPPGKKDLHGDFGAHCYIGFRHSFAHGWAGGPTAWLSANVLGVRPVAPGCAQVVIAPNLGNLEWAEGTYPTPRGPIKVRHDKQADGSIKSTVELPAGIEQVKP, from the coding sequence ATGAACACCCGTCTTTCATCCGCGTGCATCCGCGTAAATCCGCGGTTCCTCTTCCTCTTTTTCCTCGTCCAAGGCCTAGCCAACGCCCTGCCGCCCGCCCTCAAAGAAAAAGCCGAAAAATCGCCCCTCACCTCTTTCGTCATCCAGCCGACCCGTATTGTCTGGAAATCGGAGAAAGGTGTCTCCAACGAGCAAAACCTGCTCAAACCACACTCCGGCCAGGCTGTCCTCAAGGAACCCTCCCCGCCGCTTATGCTCCAGCCCGGCGGCGCGGTGGTGATCGACTTCGGCGTTGAGATCACCGGCTCCATCGAGCTTTTCACGACCCTCACCAAAAGCAAGGACATGCCTTCGCTCCGCATACGCTTCGGGGAATCCGTGGCGGAAACCATGGCAGAGATCGGCGAGCGCGGCGCACAGAACGACCACGCGCTGCGCGACATGACCGTGAAGATCCCGTGGCTTGGAAAAACCACCCTCGGCCCCAGCGGATTCCGTTTTGTCCGCATCGACAACGCCGATGCGAAGATCCCCGCAGAGCTCAGCCACATCCAGGCCATCCTGACGCTCCGCGATGTGCCATACATCGGCTCTTTCAAATGCTCCGATGAGAGGCTCAACAAAATCTGGGAAACCGGGGCTTACACAGTCCACCTCAACATGCAGGAATACCTCTGGGACGGCATCAAGCGCGACCGCCTTGTCTGGCTCGGCGACATGCATCCGGAGGTGAGCATCATCAATTCCGTGTTCGGATACAACGAGGTCGTCCCAAAGAGCCTCGACATGATACGCGATGTCACCCCCGTCACGGACTGGATGAACGGGATCAGCTCCTACTCGATGTGGTGGGTCATCATTCATGAGGACTGGTATCTCCACCACGGGAACCTGCCTTATCTCACCGCGCAGAAACCTTACCTAACAGATCTGCTGAAACGCCTATCCACCTTCGTCGATGCGGATGGGAAAGAAACCCTCGACGGACACCGCTTCCTCGATTGGCCAACTGCTGATGACAAGGTCGCCGTCCACGAGGGCTTGCAGGCGATGATGACAATGACAATGGAAAGCGGCTCCCGCCTTTCCACCATCCTCGGAGACAAGGAAACCGCCGCGCTCTGTGATGCCACCGCCGCGAAGCTCCGCAAACACAGCCCCGCATCCAGCGGCCGCAAATCCCCCGCCGCCCTCCTATCCCTCGCTGGCTTGCGCGATGCAAAACAGGTTTCCGAAGGCACACTCAAAAAGGACGGCCCGAAGGATCTCAGCACGTTCTACGGTTTCTATGTCCTCAACGCCCTCGCCAAATCCGGCGACATCCAGACCGGCCTCGATTTCATCAGCCAATACTGGGGCGGGATGTTAGATTTCGGCGCAACCACCTTCTGGGAAGACTTCGATCTCGCATGGACGGAAAACGCAGGCCGCATCGACGAGATCGTCCCGCCCGGGAAAAAGGATCTCCACGGCGATTTCGGAGCACACTGCTACATCGGCTTCCGCCACAGCTTCGCCCACGGCTGGGCGGGTGGCCCGACAGCATGGCTGAGCGCAAACGTGCTTGGTGTCAGACCCGTCGCCCCAGGCTGCGCGCAGGTCGTGATCGCACCCAATCTCGGAAACCTCGAATGGGCGGAAGGCACCTACCCCACGCCGAGGGGACCAATCAAAGTCCGCCATGATAAACAGGCAGACGGCAGCATCAAATCCACGGTGGAACTTCCCGCCGGCATCGAACAAGTGAAACCCTAA
- a CDS encoding L-rhamnose isomerase has translation MSRKPKSIAQSYSQAQERYAEMGVDTEAAMKRLSGIPISLHCWQGDDVGGFENTGQGLSGGIAVTGNYPGKANTPEELRADLDKALSLIPGTHRLNLHAFYGEFGGKKVDRDQIEAKHFQNWIDWAKAKSMGMDFNPTCFAHPKAADGFTLSHAKKGIRDFWIEHCQRSREISAAMGKALGSPSVMNVWIPDGYKDTPVDRVSPRQRLEKSLDAVFSKKQNPKHMLDAVECKLFGIGSESYVVGSHEFYMGYAVKNQKLLCLDAGHFHPTEGIADKLGTMLMYVPEILLHVSRGVRWDSDHVVTLDDALQSISAELVRNNLLPRTHIGLDFFDASINRIAAWTIGTRNTLKSLLMALLEPAALRDAEKAGDLTTRLALMEELKTMPWGAVWDRYCETQGVPVGMDWMKETKQYESEVLSKR, from the coding sequence ATGTCCAGAAAACCCAAAAGCATCGCCCAGTCCTACTCCCAAGCCCAAGAACGTTACGCAGAAATGGGCGTCGATACCGAGGCTGCAATGAAACGCCTTTCTGGGATCCCGATCTCTCTCCACTGCTGGCAGGGCGATGACGTCGGCGGATTTGAAAACACCGGGCAAGGACTCAGCGGCGGAATCGCGGTGACAGGAAATTATCCAGGAAAAGCCAACACCCCGGAAGAACTCCGCGCCGATCTCGACAAAGCCCTCTCCCTCATCCCCGGCACGCACCGCCTCAACCTCCACGCCTTCTACGGCGAGTTCGGCGGCAAGAAAGTGGATCGCGATCAGATCGAGGCCAAGCATTTCCAAAACTGGATCGACTGGGCGAAGGCGAAAAGCATGGGCATGGATTTCAACCCGACCTGCTTCGCCCACCCCAAGGCCGCGGATGGCTTCACCCTCTCCCATGCGAAAAAAGGCATCCGCGATTTCTGGATCGAGCACTGCCAGCGCTCCCGCGAGATTTCCGCCGCGATGGGCAAGGCTCTCGGCTCCCCCAGCGTGATGAATGTCTGGATCCCGGACGGCTACAAGGACACCCCGGTTGACCGGGTCTCGCCCCGCCAGCGCCTAGAGAAATCCCTCGATGCAGTGTTCTCCAAAAAACAGAACCCGAAGCACATGTTAGACGCCGTGGAGTGCAAGCTCTTCGGAATCGGCAGCGAGAGCTACGTCGTAGGCTCGCACGAATTCTATATGGGCTATGCCGTGAAAAACCAGAAGCTGCTCTGCCTCGATGCCGGGCATTTCCACCCCACCGAGGGCATCGCCGACAAGCTCGGCACGATGCTCATGTATGTGCCGGAAATCCTCCTCCACGTCAGCCGCGGCGTCCGTTGGGACAGCGACCACGTCGTCACCCTCGACGATGCGCTCCAATCCATCTCCGCCGAGCTTGTCCGCAACAACCTCCTCCCCCGCACCCACATCGGCCTCGATTTCTTCGACGCCAGCATCAACCGCATAGCCGCCTGGACGATAGGCACCCGCAATACCCTCAAGTCCCTGCTAATGGCCTTGCTCGAACCCGCCGCCCTCAGGGACGCGGAAAAAGCCGGAGACCTCACCACCCGCCTCGCGCTTATGGAGGAACTCAAAACCATGCCCTGGGGCGCGGTGTGGGATCGTTATTGCGAAACCCAGGGAGTCCCTGTAGGCATGGATTGGATGAAGGAAACCAAACAATACGAATCCGAAGTCCTCTCGAAGCGATAA
- a CDS encoding helix-turn-helix domain-containing protein, giving the protein MKRVLKIEEWFHPDGFPISVERREPQGEFGPHGHEFAELVLVIGGKCLHVSGSESWELTAGDVFVINADREHEYRDLDDLKLVNILFQPDQLKMRLLDLASVAGYHALFTLEPSRKSRAPARSRMHLGSRELAQVLELADRLEAELDAREPGFGFMATATFMQLIGMLSRLYGSNPSPDGKALLRIGEALSHLERNINNEVNLDELASIAHMSSRSFLRIFRSATGTSPLAWMLGQRINRACMLLRNTDKPVTEIALDVGFNDSNYFSRQFRKATGFSPRDYRRR; this is encoded by the coding sequence ATGAAGCGGGTGCTCAAGATCGAGGAATGGTTCCATCCCGATGGCTTTCCCATCAGCGTCGAACGCAGGGAGCCGCAGGGGGAGTTCGGCCCGCACGGGCATGAGTTTGCGGAGCTGGTGCTGGTGATCGGCGGGAAATGCCTGCATGTGAGCGGCAGCGAATCGTGGGAACTGACGGCGGGGGACGTGTTCGTCATCAATGCCGACCGCGAGCACGAATATCGGGACTTGGACGACCTCAAGCTCGTGAATATCCTGTTCCAGCCGGATCAGCTCAAGATGCGCTTGCTGGATCTGGCTTCCGTGGCGGGTTACCATGCGCTTTTCACCTTGGAGCCATCACGGAAGTCCCGTGCGCCCGCCCGCAGCCGGATGCATCTGGGTAGCCGTGAGCTGGCGCAGGTTTTGGAGCTCGCGGACAGGTTGGAGGCAGAGCTGGATGCCCGTGAGCCGGGCTTCGGATTCATGGCCACGGCGACCTTCATGCAGCTCATCGGGATGCTATCGAGGCTTTATGGAAGCAATCCATCGCCGGACGGGAAAGCGCTCCTCCGCATCGGCGAGGCACTGTCCCACCTTGAGCGGAACATCAACAACGAGGTGAATCTGGATGAACTGGCCAGCATCGCGCACATGTCCTCGCGGAGTTTCCTGCGGATTTTCCGCTCCGCCACCGGCACTTCGCCGCTGGCGTGGATGCTTGGCCAGCGCATCAACCGCGCCTGCATGTTGCTGCGCAACACCGACAAGCCGGTCACCGAGATCGCCTTGGATGTGGGCTTCAACGACAGCAACTATTTCAGCCGCCAGTTCCGCAAGGCCACCGGCTTCTCTCCGAGGGATTACCGCAGACGGTGA